Below is a genomic region from Streptomyces sp. RPA4-2.
CCTGTCGGCCGCGCCCAGCAGTACGGCCGCGTCCCGCACCCGGCGGCCGCCGTCCAGACCGGTGAGGGCGACGGCGGCGGTGGTCAGATGCGCGGAGGTCATGTGCGGCGCGATGACCTGCGACAGCGGATCGCCCGCCCGCTCCAGCGCCTTGCGCACCTTCACCAGGGCGGCCTCGTACAGTCCCTCCAGCGCGTCCAGCCAGGCCTCGATGCCCAGCACGAAGCCGTCGAAGACCACGAAGGTGACGGCCTCGAAGTCCGCGCGCAGCAGCCGCATCTGCTCGCGCGCCTCCGGGACCCGGCCGCTGCGGGCCAGCCACATCGACAGGAAGAGCCGGGAGGCGGGCATGGCCTCGTTCAGCGTGCCCTCGCCCTTGGCGAGCACCTCCCTCAGCATCCGCTCGCCGCGCTCGCTCTCGCCGGACTCGATGAGGACACCGCCGAGCCGGGTGCTGAGCACCGCCGTCTGCGCGTGCGCCCCGAGCCCTTCGGCGTGCTCCATCGCCTCGGCGTAGTCGTCGGCCGCGAGCCGGTAGGCGCCCCGCCGTTCATGGGCCTCGCCGCGCGCCGAGAGCGCCTCGGCGGCGCCCCAGGCGTCTCCGATCCGGGTGAAGATCTCCAGCGCCTCATCCGCGTCCCGGACCGCGTCGCCCGCCCAGGTGGCCCGGTTGGCGAGGACGTTGGCGCGCATCTGGAGGGCGACGCCCAGCTCCCACGCGTAGCCGAGCTCGCGGCAGGTACGGACGGTCTCGTCGATGACGGCGCGCATCCGGTCCATGTCACCCGTCATGATCACGGCGTAGAACCAGAGGTTGCCGGGGCTGCGGCAGGTCTGCGGCAGCCCCGGGCTGTAGGCCCGGCTGATGGCGCGCAGTTTCTCCTGGGCCTCGGGGGTCTCCCAGGCGCCCATGTCCATGTCCATGCAGGCGAGGTGGACGAGATGCAGGCCCCGGCGGGCCTCGTCGAGGATCTCGGGGCGCATCGGCGGCGGGCCGTCCGTGCAGCTCTCGGCCAGCGGGGGCACCGGCCGCAGGGGTCCGGCGAAGGGGTCCGGGCCGAGGGCCATGACCTCAGCGGACCAGTGGCGGGCCATCAGCCGCAGGTCGCGCATCTGCCAGTACCAGGCCAGCGAGAGGACGAGGCAGAGCGCCTCCTGTTCGTCGCCGGTGGCGACGGCACGCTGCAGGGCGGCCCTGAGGTTCTCCGACTCCCGTTCCATCCGCTCGATCGCGGCGCGCTGGCCGGCGCCGCGCAGCTGGGGGTCGGTGGTGCGGGCGAGTTCCCGGTAGTACGTCAGGTGGTCGCGCTCGGCGGCGGAGCGCTGCCCGGACTCGTCGAGCCGTTCACCGGCGTACTCGGCGACGGTCTCCAGGAGCCGGTAGCGCATCGCGCCGTCGCCGGAGTGGGCCGCGACGACGAGGGACTTGTCGACGAGCGAGCCGAGCGACTCCAGGGCCACCGGGCCGCAGACGGCCTCGGCCGCGGCGAGGTCGCAGCCGCCCGCGAACACCGACAGCCGCCGCAGGACGTCCCGCTCGTCCCCGTCGAGCAGGTCCCAGGACCAGTCGACGACGGCCCGCAGGGTCTGCTGGCGCGGCAGCACCGTACGGCTGCCCGAGGTCAGCAGCCGGAACCGGTCGTCGAGCCGGTCGGCGATCTGCCGCGGGGTGAGCATCCGCAGCCGGGCCGCGGCGAGTTCGATGGCGAGCGGCAGGCCGTCCAGCCGGCGGCAGATCTCCGCCGCGGCCTCGGCGGTCCCGGCGTCGGCGTCGATCCGGAAGCCCGGCCGGGCCGAGGCCCCGCGGTCGGCGAACAGCCGCAGCGCGAACGGCTCCGGCAGCGGCTCCACGGGCCGCAGCAACTCCCCCGGTACACCGAGGGGTTCGCGGCTGGTGGCCAGGACGGTCAGCCCCGGGCACCGCTCCAGAAGCTCCTCGGCCAGCTGCGCGGCGGCGTCCACGACATGCTCGCAGTTGTCGAGGATGAGCAGCATGCTGCGCTTGGAGCAGTACTCGGCGAGCCGGTGGAGAGGATCGTCGTGCCGGTCGGAGGCGGCCCGCATCTCCTCGGCGCCGGCGCCGCGCAGCACCGTCTCACGGGCTCCGACCGCGGTGAGTACGGCGTCGGGCACGGCCTTCGGATCGTCGATGGGCGCGAGTTCGGCCAGCCACACCCCGTCCCGGGCCCCGGACGCGACGGCCTCCGCCGCCTCCTGCGACAGCCGGGTCTTCCCGGCGCCGCCGGGGCCGAGCAGTGTCACCAGCCGTGCCGAGGCGAGGTCGCCCCGGATGGTGTCGATGTCGGCCTGACGCCCGACGAACGAGGTGAGCCGGGCGCGGAGGTTGCCGGGGGGCGCGGACGCGACGGGGACACCGGGACCTCCCCCGGCCGCGGGGAGGAGCGGCGCGGGCGCGGAGGTGCGCGGGGCCGGCGCCGGGGTGTGTCGTGCGGGTGCGGTACGGGCCTCGGTGCCGCCGCCCGGGTGCGCCGGCGGGCGTGGGGACGCCGTCGGGCCGGCCGGGCGGAGCAGTTCGCCGTGCAGCGCGCGGAGCTCCGGGCCCGGGTCGGAGCCCAGCCGGTCGGCCAGCAGCGCGCGCAGCGACTCGTAGGCGGCCAGGGCCTCGGCGGGGCGCCCCGCGTCGCGCAGGGCGCGCAGCCGCAGGACGTGCAGGGGCTCGTCCAGGGGATGGAGATCGCACAGGGCGGTGAGCTCGGGCAGGGACTGTTCGGCGTGCCCGAGCGCCAGGGCCGCGCCGAGGCGGGCGCGGCGCACGTCGAGGCGGCGGGTCTCCCAGCGGGCCGACTCGGCGGTGCGGTCCGGGAGGTCGGCCAGGGCCGGCCCGTGCCACAGCGCGAGGGCGTCGTCGAGGATCACGGCCGCCTTCGCCGGGTCGCCGTCGGCGAGCGCCCGTGCGCCCTCACCCGCGAGCCGCTCGAAACGGTGCAGGTCGATGTCGTCCGCGGACGCGACGAGCCGGTAGCCCCCGCCCACCGAGTCCACCGCGCCCGCGCCGAGCGCCCGGCGCAGCCTCCCGACCAGCGCCTGCAGCGCCGCGGGCGCGTCGGCGGGCGGGTCGGCGTCCCACACCTCGTCGACCAGGACAGCGGCGGGCACGGTCCGGCCCGGCCGCAGCGCGAGCACGGTCAGCAGGGCACGCAGGCGCGCCCCGCCGACCGGGACGGCCGTGCCGTCGGTGCGGAGTGCCTGGGTGGTTCCGAGGATGCGGTAGCGCACGGGGTCCATTGTCTCCGGTGACATCAAGTGCGGGCGTCGGGTACCGCGAGCCGGGCCGGGACTCCGGCCCGGTCCGGGAGTCGGGGCGCCGCCGTCCCCGTACGGCGATGGCCCCACCCTCTCCGGAACCAACGACCGATCGCGAGACGTTTTCCGTCCGAGCCCGGTACGGTCGGGCAGGCCCAGCACACGCGTACCAGTCCAGGGAGTCCCATGACCACCGCCGCGTCCCGTCGCAGCGACCGGAGGATCAGCCCCGTCTTCGTCGGGATCGTGGCCGTGATGGCGGTGACGGGGTGGGCGACCTGGACCGGTTTCGCCGAGCAGCCCGGTGTGGCCGTGTTCCTGTTCGTGACGGCCGCGTGGGTCGTCTCGCTCTGCCTGCACGAGTACGCGCACGCGCGCACCGCCCTGCACAGCGGTGACATCTCGATCGGCGCGAAGGGCTATCTGACGCTCAACCCGCTGAAGTACACGCACGCGCTGCTGAGCATCGTGCTGCCGGTGATCTTCGTGATCATGGGCGGGATCGGTCTGCCGGGCGGCGCGGTCTTCATCGAGCGGGGCCGCATCCAGGGCCGCTGGAAGCACAGCCTGATCTCGGCGGCGGGCCCGCTGACGAACGTGCTGTTCGCGGTGGTGTGCACGGCGCCGTTCTGGCTGCACGCGCTGGACGGCGTGCCGGCCGCCTTCCAGTACGCGCTGGCGTTCCTCGCGCTGCTCCAGGTCACGGCCGCGATCCTGAACTTCCTGCCGGTCCCGGGCCTGGACGGCTACGGCGTGATCGAGCCGTGGCTGTCGTACGGTATCCGCCGTCAGGTGGAGCCCTTCGCGCCGTTCGGCCTGCTCGCCGTGTTCGCGGTGCTGTGGATCCCGTCGGTGAACACCGTGTTCTTCGACGTGATCGACTCCATCCTGCGCAGCCTGGGTATCGACGAATTCCACAGTTACTGCGGCCAGAACCTCTACCGCTTCTGGAACAGCGCCGACCAGTTCTGCGCCCTCAGCCGGTGACGGACCCGGACCGGTCGCGCGTCCGGCCGCGCCGCGCGTAGTACCAGGTCATGTTGGACGAGAGACCGGCCAGCAGCACCCACACGATCCCCAGCCAGCTGCCCTGGACGAAGGAGACCACGGCCGCGGCGACGGAGAGGACGCAGACCGCGAGGGCGTAGAACGCGAGGCGCCGGGTCGGGTCGGAGGAGGGCGAGGCGGACATGGGGGACGGCTCCTGACAGACGGACGGATCGCTGGTGCTGCGGTGTCCAGTGTCCCTCATGTCCGTGTCCCCCATGCCTCATGCCCCGTGCTCCGTGCCCCACTCTCGCCCCGGGCCCGTGCCGCCGCTGTACGTCTACGCGTCCGTCGCCCGTACGTCCGTCATCTGCACGTCCGTCACCTATACGTCCGTCACCCGCAGGCCCGCGTGGGCCTTGTAGCGCCGGTTCACCGAGATCAGGTTCGCGACCAGCGACTCGACCTGGTGGGCGTTGCGCAGCCGGCCCGCGAAGACCCCGCGCATGCCGGGGACGCGCCCGGCGAGCGCCTGTACGAGCTCGACGTCCGCGCGCTCCTCGCCGAGGACCATCACATCGGTGTCGATCTCCTCGATCTCCGGGTCCTGGAGGAGCACCGCGGAGAGGTGGTGGAAGGCGGCCGTGACGCGTGAGTCCGGCAGCAGGGCCGCGGCCTGCTCGGCGGCGCTGCCCTCCTCCGGCTTCAGCGCGTACGCGCCCTTCTTGTCGAAGCCGAGCGGGTTGACGCAGTCGACGACGAGCTTGCCCGCCAGTTCCTCGCGCAGGGCTTCCAGGGTCTTGCCGTGCCCGTCCCACGGCACGGCGACGATCACGAGGTCGCTGCGCCGGGCGCACTCGGCGTTGTCGGCGCCCTCGACACCGTGCCCCAGTTCCGCGGCGGCGGCCTGCGCCCGCTCCGCGGCACGCGAACCGATGATCACCTTCTGGCCCGCCTTGGCGAGGCGGTAGGCCAGGCCCTTGCCCTGAGGACCGGTGCCGCCGAGCACGCCCACGACGAGCCCGGACACGTCGGGCAGGTCCCAGGGGTCCTTGGCGGGGGCCTTCTGTGCGCTGTCAGTAGAGGTCATGGGCCGACCTTACGTGCGCGGATCCCGCCCCGGGGGCCGCGGGGGCTCAGGTGAGGGCGGTCACCGGGATGCGCCGGAAGGTGATCGTCTCGTACGGGCCGAAGTCGCCGGTCTCGTAGAGGAGTCCCACGGTCTCCGGGTCGACGCGGACCAGATCGCAGTACGCGGCGGGCAGTCCGTCGACCGTGTGCACGGGCCGCCAGGTGGTGCCGCCGTCCGCGGAGGCGCGGACCGTCATCAGGGCGCGGGCGGCGGGGTCGGCCGGGCCCGCGTACAGGAGCAGGTCGGGATCGCGGAGCTGGAGGACGCTGCCCTGGACCACCGGGGTGACGAGTCCCGCCTGCGGACGGAAGGGTTTCAGCAGGGTCCGCCCGCCGTCCGCGGAGTGCGCGTCGGCGCGGCAGCCCGGCGACGGGGAGTCGTTGCGGGTGTTGAAGTAGACCCGTCCGTCGAGGAGTTCGGCGGCCGTCGTCTCGTTCGCGTTGACGTATCCGTCGGTGTTCTCGTCGAGATAGCCGAGGTACCAGTTCGCGCCGCGGTCGTCGCTGAGGAGGCAGTGCCCGCTGTTGTACCGCGCCTCCGTGCCGTTGTCGGTGCCGACGGGCGGCAGGGTGTGGTTGCCGGGCACGACCACGCGGCCGGTGGTGAGCTGGATCGCGTGCCCCGGCGTGGTCGCGTACCACCGCCATCCCGCTCTCTTCACCCGCGAGGTGATCTCCCGCGGCGCGGACCAGGTGAGGCCGTCGTCGTCGCTGTACTGCACCCACACGCGACGGCCGTCGGCGGCGCTCACCCTGCCGCGCAGGATGGCGTCCTCGGTGGCGGTGGCCGCGGCGCGGACGTGCACGAGCAGGATGCGGCCGGTGTCGAGGACGACGGGGGCGGGGTTGCCCGCGAGGTCCTCCCCGTTCTCGGCCACGGCCTGCAGGGCGCCCCAGGTGCGGCCGCCGTCCGTGGACCGTTTCAGGACGACGGCGATGCGGCCGTGGTCCTGGGCGGAGTCGACCCGGCCCTCGCAGAAGGCGAGCAGGGTGCCCGCGCGGGTGACGACGAGGGCGGGAATCCGGTAACTCGCCCGGCCTTCACCACCGGCGCGGAAGGGGACGCTGGTCGTGGTGTTCGGTTCGGTCATGGGCGGGCTCTGCCCCACTTGGGCGAATTCATGGTGAACTCCGCCTGACGAGTCGTCGGTTGCGGCAGGATGCGTGCTCATGGATGCCGTACGGGTCGCGTTGTTGCGCGAGGTCCTGGCCGGGACGGAGTGGCCGGGGGCCACCCGGCGGTTCGCGGGGGCCCTGCGGGGGTCCGTGGTGTCGTACGGGGGCGGGCTGCTGCTCGTGGGCACGGCGGAGTACGAGCCGTGGCACCTGGCCGCGCACCTGGTGGACGAGGCCGCCTGGTCGGGCACGCCGGAGCTGTCCCCGACGCTGGTGCGGCACGGGGCGCGGGCCTCGGACCCGGCCCACCTCGCCGTGGGCCTCGGCCGTATCGAGGCCGCGCGGCGCGGGGAGACCCTGCTCGTGGTGGCGCCGTCCGCTCCCGGGGCGCCGCTCCTGGAGCGGGTCCACGACGCCCGGCGGGCCGGGGCGACCGTGCTCGCGCTCGACGCGGGCGACCGTGAACTGGGGGCGATGGCGCACGAGGCCCTGACCGTGCCGCCCGAGCACGAGCTCGACCTGGACACCGTCCAGCACCTCGTCAGCGCGGCGGCCGGGGAGAACACCCTGCCCTCGCAGCGGGGGCGCCGCCGTCTGCGCGACCGGCTCTCCCGGCTCGCGGACCAGCTGACCGCCCCGCCCGCGGCACGGTGGTAGCCGCTGCCCTGCCGCGCTCGCGCCGATCCGGGACCGTCATCCTCGGAGACCGTCACCCTCGGCGGCCGGCCCGTCCCGCCCGGGTGGTCACCGGCCCCGTGCGCTCGGGCAGCGCCCTGAACGGTCGCCCCGCCGGAGCCGGAGGGGCCGCGCCCGGCGAGGGGGCCGGGCCGGGGTCAGTCGTCGTCCGGATTCTGGGCCTGGGCGTCGTGCCACTTGGGGTCCGTCTCCCACTCCAGGTTGCGTTCCTGGGCGGTCTGCATGGCGTGTTCGGCCTCCGCACGGGTGGTGTAGGGCCCGAAACGGTCCTTGGCGGGGCAGTCCGGCCCCTCCTCGACCTTCTGGTGGACGAGGCAGTAGTACCACTCGCCGGGTTTCCCGACGGTCCGCTTCTTGAAGAGGGCCATGACCTGCTCCTTTCGCCACGGACATAGTGCCCCCATGCCCGCTGGTTAGACTCGCTGGCATGTCTGGCCAGTCGCTGCTCGTACCAGGAGAGCTCTCTCCCACCCGTCCCGTCCCGGGAAACATCAGGCGTCCCGAGTATGTGGGCAAGCCCGCCCCGACGCCGTACACCGGTCCGGAGGTGCAGAACGCCGAGACGATCGAGGCGATGCGGATCGCCGGCCGGATCGCCGCGCAGGCGATGGCGGAGGCCGCCAAGCTGATCGCGCCCGGCGTCACCACGGACGAGCTGGACCGTGTCGCGCACGCGTACATGTGCGATCACGGCGCCTACCCCTCCACCCTCGGCTACCGCGGTTTCCCCAAGTCGCTGTGCACCTCCCTCAACGAGGTCATCTGTCACGGCATCCCCGACTCCACGGTCCTGCGGGACGGCGACATCATCAACCTCGACGTGACGGCGTACATCGGCGGGGTGCACGGCGACAACAACGCGACGTACCTGGTCGGCGACGTGGACGAGGAGTCGCGGCTGCTGGTCGAGCGGACCCGGGAGTCCCTCGACCGTGCGATCAAGGCGGTCAGGCCCGGCCGCCAGATCAACGTCATCGGCCGCGTCATCGAGTCGTACGCCAAGCGCTTCGGGTACGGGGTCGTGCGGGACTTCACGGGGCACGGGATCAACTCCTCGTTCCACTCCGGACTGATCGTTCCGCACTACGACAGCCCGCACGCCACGACCGTCATCCAGCCCGGGATGACCTTCACGATCGAGCCGATGCTGACGCTCGGTACACACGAGTACGACCTGTGGGACGACGGCTGGACGGTCGTGACGAAGGACCGCAGGCGGACGGCCCAGTTCGAGCACACCCTGGTGGTGACGGAGACCGGCGCGGAGATCCTGACGCTGCCGTAGTCCCGCCCGCCCCGCTCTACTCCCCCCGTCGGCTCTCTTCCGTCGAAGCCCGCCCTGTCCCGCCGGACAGGGCGGGCTTTCGTGTGCGTGCCGTCACGGGCCTCACCTGGGGGCGCGCCCGGATCCGGTGTACGGTTTTACCGACAGCGTGTCGGAAACCTTACCGACAAGGAGTCGACAACGCCGTTGACTTAGGTAAGGCTAACCATACAAAATCCGAGTGGCTCTCGTTCCCCCGGCCCCGGAGGTCCCATGGACCCTTTCTCGACGCTCATCCGCACCGCCTCGCACGAGCAGCACACGGAGGCGGAGACCTCGACGTTCATGAGTGACCTGCTCGGCGGCAGGCTCGGCGTCGACGCGTACGCGCGCTACACCGAGCAGCTGTGGTTCGTGTACGAGGCCCTGGAGGCGGACGCCGGGACACTGGCCGCCGATCCGGTCGCCGGGCCCTTCATCCAGCCCGGCCTGCTGCGCCGCGCCGCGCTGGAGCGGGACCTGACGCATCTGCGGGGCGCCGGCTGGCGCTCGACGCTCACCGCGCTTCCGGCCACCGAGGCGTACGCGGCGCGTGTCGCGGAATGCGCCCGCGCGTGGCCCGGCGGCTACATCGCCCACCACTACACCCGTTACCTCGGCGACCTCTCCGGCGGCCAGATCATCCGCGACAAGGCCGAGCGCACCTGGGGCTTCGCCCGGAAGGGCGACGGAGTCCGCTTCTACGTCTTCGAGGACATCGCCAACCCGGCCGCGTTCAAGCGCGGATACCGCGCACTCCTGGACTCGGTCCCCGCGGACGACCTGGAGCGGCAGCGCATCATCGCGGAGTGCAAGCGGGCGTTCGCGCTGAACACGGCGGTGTTCGGGGCGCTGGGCGAGGAGTTCCGGCTGAGCGCCTGACCTTCGCGTACGGGCCCGCCCACCAGGTCACCGGGCGGGTCCGCCGTGTGGTGAACAGGGTCGCCGGGCCGGCCGTGTCACTGTTCCAGGAACACCCGGCCGCCGACCTCCAC
It encodes:
- a CDS encoding BTAD domain-containing putative transcriptional regulator, with amino-acid sequence MDPVRYRILGTTQALRTDGTAVPVGGARLRALLTVLALRPGRTVPAAVLVDEVWDADPPADAPAALQALVGRLRRALGAGAVDSVGGGYRLVASADDIDLHRFERLAGEGARALADGDPAKAAVILDDALALWHGPALADLPDRTAESARWETRRLDVRRARLGAALALGHAEQSLPELTALCDLHPLDEPLHVLRLRALRDAGRPAEALAAYESLRALLADRLGSDPGPELRALHGELLRPAGPTASPRPPAHPGGGTEARTAPARHTPAPAPRTSAPAPLLPAAGGGPGVPVASAPPGNLRARLTSFVGRQADIDTIRGDLASARLVTLLGPGGAGKTRLSQEAAEAVASGARDGVWLAELAPIDDPKAVPDAVLTAVGARETVLRGAGAEEMRAASDRHDDPLHRLAEYCSKRSMLLILDNCEHVVDAAAQLAEELLERCPGLTVLATSREPLGVPGELLRPVEPLPEPFALRLFADRGASARPGFRIDADAGTAEAAAEICRRLDGLPLAIELAAARLRMLTPRQIADRLDDRFRLLTSGSRTVLPRQQTLRAVVDWSWDLLDGDERDVLRRLSVFAGGCDLAAAEAVCGPVALESLGSLVDKSLVVAAHSGDGAMRYRLLETVAEYAGERLDESGQRSAAERDHLTYYRELARTTDPQLRGAGQRAAIERMERESENLRAALQRAVATGDEQEALCLVLSLAWYWQMRDLRLMARHWSAEVMALGPDPFAGPLRPVPPLAESCTDGPPPMRPEILDEARRGLHLVHLACMDMDMGAWETPEAQEKLRAISRAYSPGLPQTCRSPGNLWFYAVIMTGDMDRMRAVIDETVRTCRELGYAWELGVALQMRANVLANRATWAGDAVRDADEALEIFTRIGDAWGAAEALSARGEAHERRGAYRLAADDYAEAMEHAEGLGAHAQTAVLSTRLGGVLIESGESERGERMLREVLAKGEGTLNEAMPASRLFLSMWLARSGRVPEAREQMRLLRADFEAVTFVVFDGFVLGIEAWLDALEGLYEAALVKVRKALERAGDPLSQVIAPHMTSAHLTTAAVALTGLDGGRRVRDAAVLLGAADRLLPPGHFVGPMEDEARVRAEADVRALLDERAYETAYAEGGALSVEEAAALV
- a CDS encoding site-2 protease family protein; the protein is MTTAASRRSDRRISPVFVGIVAVMAVTGWATWTGFAEQPGVAVFLFVTAAWVVSLCLHEYAHARTALHSGDISIGAKGYLTLNPLKYTHALLSIVLPVIFVIMGGIGLPGGAVFIERGRIQGRWKHSLISAAGPLTNVLFAVVCTAPFWLHALDGVPAAFQYALAFLALLQVTAAILNFLPVPGLDGYGVIEPWLSYGIRRQVEPFAPFGLLAVFAVLWIPSVNTVFFDVIDSILRSLGIDEFHSYCGQNLYRFWNSADQFCALSR
- the npdG gene encoding NADPH-dependent F420 reductase; its protein translation is MTSTDSAQKAPAKDPWDLPDVSGLVVGVLGGTGPQGKGLAYRLAKAGQKVIIGSRAAERAQAAAAELGHGVEGADNAECARRSDLVIVAVPWDGHGKTLEALREELAGKLVVDCVNPLGFDKKGAYALKPEEGSAAEQAAALLPDSRVTAAFHHLSAVLLQDPEIEEIDTDVMVLGEERADVELVQALAGRVPGMRGVFAGRLRNAHQVESLVANLISVNRRYKAHAGLRVTDV
- a CDS encoding exo-alpha-sialidase: MTEPNTTTSVPFRAGGEGRASYRIPALVVTRAGTLLAFCEGRVDSAQDHGRIAVVLKRSTDGGRTWGALQAVAENGEDLAGNPAPVVLDTGRILLVHVRAAATATEDAILRGRVSAADGRRVWVQYSDDDGLTWSAPREITSRVKRAGWRWYATTPGHAIQLTTGRVVVPGNHTLPPVGTDNGTEARYNSGHCLLSDDRGANWYLGYLDENTDGYVNANETTAAELLDGRVYFNTRNDSPSPGCRADAHSADGGRTLLKPFRPQAGLVTPVVQGSVLQLRDPDLLLYAGPADPAARALMTVRASADGGTTWRPVHTVDGLPAAYCDLVRVDPETVGLLYETGDFGPYETITFRRIPVTALT
- the map gene encoding type I methionyl aminopeptidase; this translates as MSGQSLLVPGELSPTRPVPGNIRRPEYVGKPAPTPYTGPEVQNAETIEAMRIAGRIAAQAMAEAAKLIAPGVTTDELDRVAHAYMCDHGAYPSTLGYRGFPKSLCTSLNEVICHGIPDSTVLRDGDIINLDVTAYIGGVHGDNNATYLVGDVDEESRLLVERTRESLDRAIKAVRPGRQINVIGRVIESYAKRFGYGVVRDFTGHGINSSFHSGLIVPHYDSPHATTVIQPGMTFTIEPMLTLGTHEYDLWDDGWTVVTKDRRRTAQFEHTLVVTETGAEILTLP
- a CDS encoding heme oxygenase (biliverdin-producing), with the protein product MDPFSTLIRTASHEQHTEAETSTFMSDLLGGRLGVDAYARYTEQLWFVYEALEADAGTLAADPVAGPFIQPGLLRRAALERDLTHLRGAGWRSTLTALPATEAYAARVAECARAWPGGYIAHHYTRYLGDLSGGQIIRDKAERTWGFARKGDGVRFYVFEDIANPAAFKRGYRALLDSVPADDLERQRIIAECKRAFALNTAVFGALGEEFRLSA